One part of the Vogesella sp. LIG4 genome encodes these proteins:
- a CDS encoding outer membrane beta-barrel protein, which yields MNCKTLFALIATLCAGSAMAAGQGWYAGVAAGQAQTHFTGQEQLGYGADGKVYDYSAAQKVYAGYGINQTFSAELSLFNLGHSRFSGTVLGAPAQDRFGAKGLSLAGVATLPLNDKLALFGKLGAAAVTTNYTCVVACDPLHNNDHHGIYANYGVGARYALTPALSARVEYERFDGMKYETGIGASNWRGHFRSDTDFLSLGLQYGF from the coding sequence ATGAACTGCAAGACGCTGTTTGCCCTGATCGCAACCCTTTGTGCCGGCTCCGCCATGGCAGCCGGACAGGGCTGGTATGCCGGCGTGGCCGCTGGCCAGGCGCAAACCCACTTTACCGGCCAGGAGCAGCTTGGCTACGGTGCCGATGGCAAGGTTTACGATTATTCCGCTGCACAGAAAGTGTATGCCGGCTATGGCATCAACCAGACTTTCAGCGCCGAACTGAGTCTCTTCAATCTGGGCCACAGCCGCTTCTCCGGCACGGTGCTGGGCGCGCCGGCACAGGATCGCTTCGGCGCCAAGGGCCTGTCGCTGGCTGGTGTGGCGACCCTGCCGCTGAACGATAAGCTGGCACTGTTCGGCAAGCTGGGGGCTGCGGCAGTAACTACCAACTACACCTGTGTAGTGGCTTGTGACCCGCTGCACAACAATGACCACCACGGCATCTACGCCAACTACGGTGTGGGTGCGCGCTATGCGCTGACTCCGGCGCTGTCTGCTCGTGTCGAGTACGAGCGCTTCGACGGCATGAAGTATGAAACCGGCATTGGTGCCAGCAACTGGCGTGGCCACTTCCGCAGTGATACCGATTTCCTGTCGCTGGGCCTGCAGTACGGCTTCTGA